The genomic window GTGAAAACTTCTTGTATTTGGGGTTCATCTCCTTCAGCTGGTTATAAGCCTCCCTGTTGGTTGTCAATCCAATATCCTTCCCCAGCCCACAGCTCTGTTCAATCAGatgcatatcagccatgatttcagaAGTTATCTTACCAAACCATTGGGCATTGAGCCCTGCAACAGTCACACAGATGAAGAAAATGATAATCTGAAAGAAAATAAATTGGGTGTAACCATTTTGAATCATCACTGAATACATCATGTACATTAGTCAAATGTATGGCAATGTTTCCTCTAAACTGTCAATTTAATGATCAAGTTTAAGGCAGGTTTCCATTATGGGTGAATGATCTTCGAGAGTTAGGATAAGGCTATCAAAATACTTTTCACTTATAGCCTCAGTAACAAAGCAAAAAAATCAATGGAAACAGCATATTTAACAAACTATACTGTCTTTTTCATACTTTTGTACCTATTTAAAATAGGCTGAGAGTGTTGCTGTATGTACTTGTTTGATTGACATAAAGGACCAGACTTCAACATAACACTATTTTTCAACCAGGTTGCTGCATTCTGTATAATGACAGATCCCTtaactaatttttttaaaaacagctagGTAAATATATAGAGTCCCTCCTGGCCCTCCTAAGGAGCTGCAGTAGTAGGGTATGAGACAGTGCTTCGATTGACTTCCACAGTATACCTAGCAATATAATTCAGAGGATATTCCCAGAATTCTGGCAGAATATTCAACCACTACTCAACATCCCCTGGAGGCTCTAGCAGTCTTCAATGACTCTTGAGTTTCTTTATATTATGACAAGGTACCAATACAGCCCCAATATGTGGCAGCCGCAGCATAGCGTGTTAAAACAATTGCCCATTACTGAGCTTGCCTCAGCCAAATAGATGCAGGGAGGgacaaaaaaaggaaaaaataatgAGCTGCACTGCTATTCAAAGCAGCAGAGTCTATGAACAAGTTGATGAGAGTTTGAGCATAATCCAGATAGACCTGGCAAAAGGGAAACAATAGCTTTGAATGAAAGGGCTACATCCCATCCACAATAATGACCATTAACCCCAACATGCTATCATCCATTCTAGATCTTGTGTGATCACGAGCACTGTGTATGATACCTGAAATGTCTCCTCTTCATTTAACAGCTCACTGGGATGATACATTGCAAAGATGGTTAAGTTAAAGAAAGCACAGGCAGATCCGAGGTGAAAGTAATATGGGAAGAGTCTGCTCTGAATGAAGCCAAATGTGTGTCTTGTTAGGTTACTGCCCATGATCAGACCTGTAGAACAAACAAAGTGACATTAAGGACCTCTGAATAAATTATTGTTGGTGAAAGCGATGCAAAGTTGACTATAGCTTCAAATGCAAAGAGGAAACTTCAAATAAGGAAAATAATCTATCATACAAAATCAGTCTTAACAACAAAGGTTATCTTATTCAATATTGTATTTACACAGCATACATACACAGTTCTGCATGAAGTCCCTTACCTCACCCTAAGTATATTTTGCAATGATGAAAACAGCAATTACGGGTGGCCATTCAGACAGCTTTACTGCAGCAATAACTTAATTACAAAAACATATTTAGTGCAGTACTGTAGGTTCTTTGATGCTAATATTAAATGGagtatggggatatttatggatgTAAATGTCTACATTAAGACTGTCACAATCATCAGACTGAAGTTTTCACACAGTATGTACAAGTCATCAAACAGAATTTCAATGGGAGACAAAACCTTTGGAAAGAAAAAAGGACAATCTATGCAACAGATAATCACCACAAAGCAATCATCTGCAGAGCCTCAAAATGTAATATAAGACAGTTTTTCTGCAGCCCTTCATTCCCCATTCTGCAGGGGCTACAGACTCAGGAAAAGAAGCACATACTGTTTGGCCTGTAGTACACTGCTGAGGATAGGAAAATCTGGTAAATAAGTAGATCTGGAAAAGGCTGCAGACAGTCACAAAAATGAAAATTATACTAGGATTGGAAACTGGAGAAggaggaggtagagaggcagggagatgTAGGGGGCAATTCTAGAGCATAAGGCACTGCCACTAATGGTGAACAAAGGGATTTTGAGATGCAGAAAAGGAGGACACAGTAAAACCAATTAAGGAGAATTCCACTGCGTTGGACATCTCCAATGTGCTGGCACATATGTATGCTGCAGATGCACATTCATTGTGACATTATCTGAACCTGTTAATAGCTGGTTCTTTACCCTGAAATTTAACCATTAATAGCAATAGTTCAAGATGGAAATTTATTACAGTAAAGGAAAGGGAGAAGACACTTACCTGATATAAATGTGACCCATATCTGCATTCCCCAGAATGTAGACAGGAACATCAGGTGGAGAAGTTTGGCAAATGTTGTAGGTTCCCCTTCAGTAGGCATGGCAATTGGCACAGATGGCATCACAACCAAGGAAAGAAGAAACCCTGCACCAAGTTACAGAGAACACATGGAAGGTAAGTGAAATGCCGAAAGAAAGTTAAACCAAAACGGTTATCACTGACATGATCTGTGATTAGCAAAAGGCAAAATATATTTGCAAATTTTATGTGCCCTCCAAAATAAATTCTGAAGAGACTAattgagatctttaaaattatgaaaggtattGATAAGAGTAGACAAAGTGTTTCCACTTGAGGAGAAAGATAAAACTGGAGGCCACCAATATGAGAtcgtcaccaagaaatcaaatatgGAATTGAGAAGAAACATCTTCATCCAGAATGGTGAAAACGTGGAACTCGCGTTGAGGCAAATATTTTAAATGCTTACGAAGAAGCTAGGTAAGCctatgagggagaagagagcaagtCTAAGATATGATGAGGGAGGATGGGAGAGGTTTGAATGGAACCTAAATGCCGGTACGCTCtcattgggccgaatggcctgtttttgtccTATTATTCCATGTAATTCAACGTAAACATGGTCCTGGTTATCTCAACATGGTCATCAGATtttctgcaatagcttttcctTCTGCTCCGTATCACCTTTTCCATTCTGGATCCTATGTCATCCTCAACCACTAACACTTGGCGACATTATTTAGATTTATGAAAATTGATTGATCCTGTCAAATGCATCCTAGCCCCAACTCCATCTTTATGGCTTTGTTGTCCTTATTCACCCTGATCTAAGCTTCAAACCATCATACAATCCATCAGCAAAATTATCTAATTTCACCTCCGTAACACCAAGTGCCTCTGTCCCTACTTCATCCCTAAGAATACTGAAGCTCTCACTCATGCACTGTTGGCTCTAAACAGTGCAGCTTATTTAATTATATCTTGAACTCCACACCAGAAACTCCAGCTTCTTTTTTATATAGTCCTACGTTTCGCTCAGTTatcagagttctgatgaaaggttatcgacctgaaacgtgaactctacttctctttccacagatactgcctgacggtgctgagcgtttccagcattttctgtttttaaactgAAAAACAATTACACTGTTCGCTGGTTATTACATGTATTAATTGCTTTTTTGTGGCGGCACTTAGCATTCCCGCTTCTTGCTTTTTACCATTTCcttaccaccgcccccccccctctttTCTTCCAGATTGCTTATCTTCTAGTTTTGAAATCTGCCCAAACGGTTATAACCTCTATTTTTTGCAGATTCTGCTCGACGTGTATTGCCAGCAATTTCAACTTTCATTAAAAGATAGACCGGAGTTGCTTAAACTCTGGAGAAATATCAACATTAAATGGATCTAAAAAAAAATGACCttgcggtgggggtggtgtttgtagatctgtgtgttgtgggggtgggaggtaaaAGTACGATGGCCAACGGGAACTGTGCGAGGATAATCCATTTTCTGAGGCTGTTGCAGGCGTCATTAAGTTATCGAGAGTTTAACAAAACCACAATTCCTTTGTTGAAGAACACATTTCCCATGAAACAGATTTTTCAAAACTCCTTGATAAATAAAGCATGCAGATGTTACTCTAGGGTTTCAGATACAGCTTTTACGTCAAAAAGACCCAGATTAAGATCCACTGATAGTCTGCTCTTCATTTAAGTCAAAAGTTCAGCTTTGAATCTGTTTGGCCCTTTTTGCATTTTCCCAAAACTCGTTCTTTAAATTAGGGATTAAAATAACTTTGCCGTTACGTTTGCTGCTTAATTTCCCACTAGattaaattacttggatgaaatGCAGAGCGCTTACCCTCCTATGGCTTTTCCTGAGCTA from Carcharodon carcharias isolate sCarCar2 chromosome 16, sCarCar2.pri, whole genome shotgun sequence includes these protein-coding regions:
- the si:ch211-121a2.4 gene encoding transmembrane protein 205, giving the protein MPSVPIAMPTEGEPTTFAKLLHLMFLSTFWGMQIWVTFISGLIMGSNLTRHTFGFIQSRLFPYYFHLGSACAFFNLTIFAMYHPSELLNEEETFQIIIFFICVTVAGLNAQWFGKITSEIMADMHLIEQSCGLGKDIGLTTNREAYNQLKEMNPKYKKFSHQLSLYHNASCLCNLCCIICNGISLYYMAAKLSTL